One segment of Macrotis lagotis isolate mMagLag1 chromosome 1, bilby.v1.9.chrom.fasta, whole genome shotgun sequence DNA contains the following:
- the SBSN gene encoding suprabasin, whose amino-acid sequence MHPATLVYTCSFLLLLGALPGWTAEKDPLGKVIEGINHGLSNAEREVGKALDGINHGITQAGREVEKVFNGLSSIGREASKEVDKGVQGINHSLDQLAHGTGHAGKETDKVIQGVNQGINHAGKEADKGIQDVNHAVGQAGKEVEKFDQGVNYAAGQYGKEVDRFDQGINYAAGQYGKEVDRFDQGINYAAGQYGKEVDRSGQGVNHAVGQAGKEVDKFNQGVNHAVGQAGKEANYASGQTGKEVDRFGQGVNHAIDQVGKEVDKFGQGINHAAGQAGKEVDKFNQGINHAAGQAGKEVDKFNQGVNHAAGQAGKEIEKVNQGVNHAAGQAGKEVDKFNQGVNHAAGQAGKEIEKVNQGVNHAAGQAGKEVDKFNQGINHAAGQAGKEIEKVNQGVNNAPGQTGKEVEKFNQGVNNAAGQAGKELEKVKEDVHHGVNQAGKEANQLLNGAHHGGAGGNEVGVTPLNSGASVNTPFINLPALWRSIVNINP is encoded by the exons ATGCATCCAGCCACTTTAGTCTACACTTGCTCCTTCTTGCTGCTATTGGGAGCCTTGCCTGGTTGGACAGCTGAAAAAGACCCCCTTGGGAAGGTCATTGAGGGCATCAACCATGGGCTGAGCAATGCTGAAAGGGAGGTGGGCAAGGCCCTGGATGGCATCAATCATGGGATCACACAAGCTGGCAGAGAAGTAGAGAAAGTGTTCAACGGTCTTAGCAGCATTGGGAGAGAGGCTAGCAAGGAGGTAGACAAAGGTGTCCAAGGGATCAACCACAGTCTGGACCAACTGGCCCATGGAACTGGTCATGCAGGGAAGGAGACAGACAAAGTGATCCAAGGCGTCAACCAAGGGATCAACCACGCCGGGAAGGAAGCAGACAAGGGCATCCAAGATGTGAATCATGCTGTCGGGCAGGCCGGGAAGGAGGTAGAGAAGTTTGACCAAGGGGTCAACTATGCTGCTGGGCAGTACGGGAAGGAGGTGGACAGATTTGACCAAGGGATCAACTATGCTGCTGGGCAGTACGGGAAGGAGGTGGACAGATTTGACCAAGGGATCAACTATGCTGCTGGGCAGTATGGGAAGGAGGTGGACAGATCTGGCCAAGGGGTCAATCATGCTGTCGGACAGGCTGGGAAGGAGGTGGACAAGTTTAACCAAGGGGTCAATCATGCTGTTGGACAGGCTGGGAAGGAGGCCAACTATGCTTCTGGGCAGACAGGGAAGGAGGTGGACAGATTTGGCCAAGGAGTTAACCATGCTATTGATCAGGTTGGGAAGGAGGTAGACAAGTTTGGCCAAGGGATCAACCATGCTGCTGGGCAGGCTGGGAAAGAAGTGGACAAGTTTAACCAAGGGATTAACCATGCTGCTGGTCAGGCTGGGAAAGAAGTGGACAAGTTTAACCAAGGGGTCAACCATGCTGCTGGGCAGGCCGGGAAGGAGATAGAGAAGGTTAACCAAGGGGTCAACCACGCTGCTGGTCAGGCTGGGAAAGAAGTGGACAAGTTTAACCAAGGGGTCAACCATGCTGCTGGGCAGGCCGGGAAGGAGATAGAGAAGGTTAACCAAGGGGTCAACCACGCTGCTGGTCAGGCTGGGAAAGAAGTGGACAAGTTTAACCAAGGGATCAACCATGCTGCTGGGCAGGCCGGGAAGGAGATAGAGAAGGTTAACCAAGGGGTCAACAATGCTCCTGGGCAAACTGGGAAGGAAGTGGAAAAGTTTAACCAAGGGGTCAACAATGCTGCTGGGCAAGCTGGGAAGGAACTGGAGAAGGTCAAGGAGGATGTCCACCATGGGGTCAACCAAGCCGGCAAGGAGGCCAACCAGCTGCTGAAT GGAGCTCATCACGGAGGAGCTGGAGGCAACGAGGTAGGAGTCACACCCTTGAACTCTGGG GCCTCGGTCAACACACCCTTCATCAACTTGCCAGCTCTATGGAGA agCATCGTCAACATTAACCCATGA